The Syntrophaceae bacterium genome contains a region encoding:
- a CDS encoding SH3 domain-containing protein, translating to MRRYTFLAICLFVLGVFLMNAAVAAQKAMSVQVKESQLRATPSHLGKIVAKVSYGDRVTVIEEQGDWKKVSLNRKAQGWIHNSALSTKQIALRAGSSGGSSVSGGEIALAGKGFNKEVEAQYRQNNKNLDYAWINRMETYSVSPRQMDDFIKVGRLTPDAEGGKP from the coding sequence ATGCGTCGTTATACTTTTTTGGCGATATGCCTCTTCGTTCTGGGCGTCTTCTTGATGAACGCCGCGGTGGCCGCGCAGAAGGCAATGAGCGTTCAGGTCAAGGAGAGCCAGTTGAGGGCGACACCGTCCCATCTTGGTAAAATCGTGGCCAAGGTATCCTACGGTGACCGGGTGACGGTGATCGAGGAGCAGGGCGACTGGAAAAAAGTGTCGCTCAACAGAAAAGCGCAGGGATGGATTCACAACTCGGCCCTGTCGACCAAGCAGATTGCCCTGAGGGCCGGCAGCAGCGGCGGCTCCTCCGTTTCCGGTGGCGAGATCGCCCTCGCCGGCAAGGGGTTCAACAAAGAAGTGGAAGCCCAGTACCGCCAGAACAACAAAAATCTCGATTACGCCTGGATCAACCGCATGGAGACCTACAGTGTATCTCCGAGGCAGATGGACGATTTTATCAAAGTCGGTCGTCTGACCCCCGACGCTGAAGGAGGCAAGCCATGA
- a CDS encoding M48 family metalloprotease — translation MKNLIWRTASISLIFLFFIGCAGMDAVTGVATDVGVATGTISKQQGQSIKKSTKAVAKSLEEFTPEQEYYIGRTVGAVVLDKYRPLSNTRANTYLNILGQTLSQFSDTPELFAGYHFLVLDSDDINAFATPGGHVFITRGLIRCCKSEDALAAVVAHEIGHIQLRHGMKAIEKARTTEALTILAQEGAKSFGSREVAQLTTAFGGVISDITNTMINNGYSRAYEYQADAAAVTILRRAGYSPGALREMLEVMARQIKPGGTDFAKTHPSPENRIAELKDGGKPFSADETPNARKSRFAKAMSRL, via the coding sequence ATGAAGAACCTCATTTGGCGGACAGCGTCGATCTCCCTGATATTCCTCTTTTTCATCGGTTGCGCGGGGATGGATGCGGTAACCGGTGTGGCCACGGACGTGGGCGTGGCAACGGGGACGATCAGCAAGCAGCAGGGGCAGTCGATCAAGAAAAGCACGAAGGCCGTGGCGAAAAGCCTGGAGGAGTTTACGCCGGAACAGGAATACTATATCGGACGGACCGTCGGTGCGGTTGTGCTCGACAAGTACAGGCCTCTGTCGAATACAAGGGCCAACACCTATCTCAACATCCTGGGCCAGACGCTGTCGCAGTTTTCGGATACGCCGGAACTCTTCGCCGGTTACCATTTCCTGGTGCTCGACTCCGACGATATCAATGCCTTTGCCACGCCGGGCGGACACGTTTTCATCACCCGAGGCCTGATCCGCTGCTGCAAATCGGAAGACGCGCTGGCGGCCGTCGTGGCGCATGAGATCGGCCACATCCAGCTCCGGCACGGCATGAAGGCCATCGAAAAGGCGCGGACGACGGAAGCCCTCACCATCCTGGCGCAGGAGGGGGCGAAATCCTTCGGCTCCCGGGAAGTCGCCCAGCTGACGACCGCCTTTGGCGGCGTGATATCCGACATCACCAACACCATGATCAACAACGGCTATTCCCGAGCCTACGAATACCAGGCCGACGCGGCGGCGGTGACCATTCTCCGGCGGGCGGGCTATAGTCCCGGCGCACTCCGGGAGATGCTGGAGGTCATGGCCAGACAGATCAAGCCCGGCGGAACCGATTTTGCCAAGACGCATCCGTCACCGGAAAATCGGATTGCCGAGTTGAAGGATGGCGGAAAGCCTTTTTCCGCGGACGAAACGCCGAACGCCCGAAAATCCAGATTTGCCAAGGCAATGAGCCGTCTGTAG
- a CDS encoding adenylate/guanylate cyclase domain-containing protein — MSFGELLRRSKLVQGIAAGVIGALTAFLLFFPGWLDRWEAKTWDWRVNLLAGPSPATPKIRLILLDQNSLDWAKNENGLSWPWPREVYGAIVQFCRRTGVRSLAFDVLFTEPSKYGVADDQAFASAIGGFRHFVGSVFLSRTGGSEKSWPAFASTPGLNIRGLDPWLAETGHAAFPRATFPVPEISSASGILANVQHDPDFDAVYRRAALFEVFDGKALPSLALASYLISHPGTPMAISPGRLRVGDREIPIDARGKAILNFRGPSGTHKAYNAAAVIQSELRLQNGEKPVIENLEEFKDAYVLFGFSAPGLFDLRPTPVSGVYPGVEISATMLDNLLAGDFMRPVSTVTVVVLTLLVALLAGMATSSASGIARSILVYALFICAPVILCVVAYRMGLWLPLMVQMAAVVVTLFSAGLIYYTTEGRQKVFIKNAFKQYLSPEVIEQIIAHPDRLKLGGERRMLSIFFSDLEGFTTISEGLDPEALTNLLNVYLSAMTDIIHEEGGTVDKYEGDAIIAFWNAPLEQPDHAVRCVRAALRCQAKLAEMRPGFKKSMGKDLRMRIGINSGFAVVGNMGSSTRFDYTMIGDAVNLAARLEGINKQFGTYTMISQTTNEEMAGAFPVREISRVAVVGRREPVVVYEPYLPGAPDERKQSLPARFSEALALFYKGEFESAKAGFSSLEQDDAVSRAYVRKCGELMEKPPEDWNGVWVITSK; from the coding sequence ATGTCTTTCGGAGAATTGCTCCGGCGCAGCAAGCTTGTACAGGGAATTGCGGCGGGCGTCATCGGCGCCCTGACTGCCTTTCTCCTTTTCTTCCCGGGCTGGCTTGACCGCTGGGAGGCGAAGACGTGGGACTGGCGGGTCAACCTGCTGGCCGGCCCGTCGCCCGCCACTCCGAAGATCCGGCTGATCCTGCTCGACCAGAACAGCCTGGACTGGGCCAAGAACGAAAACGGCCTGTCCTGGCCGTGGCCGCGCGAGGTGTACGGCGCGATCGTCCAGTTCTGCCGGCGAACGGGCGTGCGTTCGCTGGCTTTCGACGTTCTCTTTACGGAACCTTCCAAATACGGCGTGGCGGACGATCAGGCCTTCGCCTCCGCAATCGGCGGCTTCAGGCACTTTGTCGGGTCCGTCTTTCTAAGCCGGACGGGGGGCAGCGAGAAAAGCTGGCCAGCCTTCGCCTCCACGCCGGGACTGAACATCCGGGGACTCGATCCATGGCTGGCTGAGACCGGACACGCCGCCTTTCCCCGGGCGACCTTTCCCGTACCGGAGATATCGTCCGCTTCCGGCATCCTGGCCAATGTACAGCACGATCCGGATTTCGACGCCGTCTATCGCCGGGCGGCGCTGTTCGAGGTTTTTGACGGCAAGGCCCTGCCTTCGCTTGCCCTGGCGAGTTACCTGATATCCCACCCGGGAACCCCTATGGCCATTTCTCCGGGACGCCTCCGGGTCGGGGACCGTGAAATCCCCATCGACGCCAGGGGAAAAGCGATCCTCAATTTCCGCGGTCCCTCGGGAACCCACAAGGCCTACAACGCCGCAGCGGTCATCCAGAGCGAACTGAGGCTTCAGAACGGGGAAAAACCCGTCATCGAAAACCTGGAAGAATTCAAGGACGCCTACGTCCTGTTCGGCTTTTCAGCCCCCGGCCTTTTCGATCTTCGCCCTACTCCCGTCTCCGGCGTCTATCCCGGCGTTGAGATCTCCGCCACGATGCTCGACAACCTGCTGGCCGGCGATTTCATGCGGCCTGTCTCCACGGTCACGGTGGTCGTCCTGACCTTGCTCGTCGCCCTTCTGGCGGGCATGGCGACCTCTTCGGCGTCCGGCATCGCGAGAAGCATCCTGGTCTATGCCCTCTTCATCTGCGCCCCCGTGATCCTTTGTGTCGTTGCCTACCGGATGGGACTCTGGCTGCCGCTGATGGTTCAGATGGCTGCCGTCGTCGTCACGCTTTTCAGCGCGGGCCTGATTTATTACACCACCGAAGGACGCCAGAAGGTTTTCATCAAAAACGCCTTCAAGCAGTACCTGAGCCCGGAGGTGATCGAGCAGATCATCGCGCACCCCGACCGCCTGAAGCTGGGCGGCGAGCGGCGCATGCTCTCCATCTTCTTCTCGGACCTGGAAGGGTTCACCACCATCTCGGAAGGCCTGGATCCGGAGGCGCTCACGAATCTGCTCAACGTGTACCTGTCGGCCATGACCGACATTATCCACGAGGAAGGCGGCACCGTGGATAAATACGAGGGCGACGCGATCATCGCCTTCTGGAACGCGCCGCTCGAACAGCCGGATCACGCCGTCCGCTGTGTCCGGGCCGCGCTCCGCTGCCAGGCCAAACTGGCGGAAATGCGGCCGGGCTTCAAGAAAAGCATGGGCAAGGACCTGAGAATGCGCATCGGCATCAACAGCGGATTTGCCGTCGTGGGCAACATGGGCTCCAGCACCCGCTTCGACTACACGATGATCGGGGACGCCGTGAACCTGGCGGCCCGCCTGGAAGGAATCAACAAGCAGTTCGGAACCTACACGATGATCTCGCAGACCACGAACGAGGAGATGGCCGGCGCCTTCCCGGTGCGGGAAATTTCCCGGGTCGCCGTGGTCGGCCGCCGCGAGCCCGTAGTGGTTTATGAACCGTACCTGCCGGGGGCCCCCGATGAACGGAAGCAATCGCTTCCGGCCCGCTTCTCGGAAGCACTTGCCCTCTTCTACAAAGGTGAGTTTGAGAGTGCCAAGGCAGGGTTTTCCAGCCTCGAACAGGATGACGCCGTATCGCGCGCCTATGTCCGGAAATGCGGCGAACTTATGGAAAAACCGCCGGAAGACTGGAACGGTGTCTGGGTGATCACGTCGAAATGA
- a CDS encoding sulfurtransferase, which produces MMKKRAFVPVVVIVFLLLPLAAFAQAFSPMVSTDWLQQNLGNPNLIILDIRKVEDYRSGHIPGAISAFYGMWATKRGDLDNQIPPDDELVDALSSAGISPDSVVVVAGITESGPDRVNTARVAWTLKYAGVETVGVLNGGYTKWSIREKRPLSADFVRPKAKPYKGKFNKNLLATKDYVASRMGKALIVDVREPDFFNGKNKLPFVPKAGRIAGAVNLPTAQVFDKYPPGEHLETCCYTFKDTPQLKNMASGVVGSDLSREIIVYCDTGRVASAWWFILHEVLGYRNARNYDGSMQEWSKDPNAKVEP; this is translated from the coding sequence ATGATGAAAAAGCGCGCATTTGTGCCCGTTGTCGTAATCGTCTTCCTCTTGCTGCCCCTGGCGGCGTTTGCCCAGGCGTTTTCCCCGATGGTGTCGACCGACTGGCTCCAGCAGAATCTCGGAAATCCGAATTTGATCATCCTCGATATACGCAAGGTTGAAGACTATCGGTCGGGCCACATTCCAGGTGCAATCAGCGCGTTCTACGGGATGTGGGCGACGAAAAGGGGCGACCTCGACAACCAGATCCCCCCGGATGACGAACTCGTCGATGCGTTGAGTTCCGCGGGCATCAGCCCCGATTCGGTGGTTGTCGTCGCCGGCATAACGGAATCGGGTCCTGACCGGGTCAACACAGCCCGGGTTGCCTGGACCCTCAAGTATGCCGGGGTCGAGACCGTTGGTGTCCTGAACGGAGGGTACACCAAGTGGAGCATCCGGGAAAAACGGCCCCTGTCGGCGGATTTTGTTAGACCCAAGGCAAAGCCTTACAAGGGAAAATTCAACAAAAACCTCTTGGCTACAAAAGATTACGTGGCGAGCCGGATGGGCAAGGCCCTGATTGTGGATGTACGGGAGCCGGACTTCTTCAATGGCAAGAACAAGCTTCCCTTCGTCCCGAAGGCAGGAAGAATCGCGGGAGCGGTCAATCTCCCGACCGCACAGGTCTTCGACAAGTATCCGCCGGGCGAACATCTTGAAACATGCTGCTATACGTTCAAAGACACGCCGCAGCTGAAAAATATGGCGTCCGGCGTGGTCGGAAGCGATCTCTCCCGTGAGATCATCGTATACTGCGACACGGGACGGGTGGCCAGCGCCTGGTGGTTCATTCTGCATGAAGTGCTCGGATACAGGAATGCCCGGAACTACGACGGCTCCATGCAGGAGTGGTCTAAAGACCCGAACGCAAAGGTTGAGCCCTGA
- a CDS encoding EcsC family protein, translating into MTPEDSRRLRYAIDLLENPGLAARLTNVIGMPFEKAFDHLPPKWMGAIQAITRKSLSHALDVAVKTIDRGGRKASRDTLHKILAVASGGIGGAFGLPALAIELPATTVIMFRSIADIAQSEGEDVRLVETRLACLEVFALGGGAGKDDSTESGYYAVKTLLAKQVSEAAKYIVEKGIAEEGAPALIRLIATLTSRFGVTVSQKVAASAVPIIGAAGGALINTIFIDHFQNVARGHFIIRSLERKYGTDRVEISYEKMNQRGSKP; encoded by the coding sequence ATGACGCCGGAAGATAGTCGCCGCCTGAGATACGCAATAGACCTTCTCGAAAATCCCGGTCTCGCCGCCAGGCTGACCAATGTCATCGGGATGCCCTTCGAGAAAGCATTCGACCATCTGCCTCCGAAATGGATGGGCGCCATTCAGGCAATCACCCGAAAATCGTTAAGCCACGCCCTCGACGTTGCGGTCAAAACCATCGACCGCGGCGGGAGGAAGGCATCCAGAGACACGCTCCACAAAATTCTCGCGGTCGCTTCCGGAGGGATCGGAGGCGCCTTCGGGCTTCCCGCCCTGGCGATCGAGCTGCCCGCCACGACCGTCATCATGTTTCGCTCCATTGCCGACATTGCACAGAGCGAAGGCGAGGACGTCCGGCTTGTGGAGACAAGGCTGGCCTGCCTGGAGGTCTTTGCACTGGGGGGGGGGGCCGGGAAAGACGACTCAACGGAAAGCGGATACTATGCCGTGAAGACGCTTCTGGCGAAGCAGGTGTCGGAAGCGGCAAAGTATATCGTCGAGAAGGGGATTGCCGAAGAAGGGGCGCCGGCGCTGATCCGGCTGATCGCCACCCTTACCTCCAGGTTTGGAGTTACGGTATCGCAGAAGGTCGCCGCCTCCGCCGTGCCGATCATCGGCGCAGCCGGGGGCGCCCTGATCAACACGATTTTCATCGACCACTTTCAGAACGTGGCCAGGGGCCATTTCATCATCCGGAGCCTGGAGAGAAAATACGGGACGGACCGTGTTGAGATAAGCTATGAAAAGATGAATCAACGCGGATCGAAACCATAA
- a CDS encoding HD domain-containing protein translates to MNKGRYMAIPPGAIIPGTLPDFSIYVLTAQGKYVLWALKGNNVSSEQLDRLSENETKEVFVNLDEHFKYEQYLETNLGNILENQSTPDEQKAEIFTRVSTNVVKGAFETSYGLGTMGDSDLLRTKHLIENSLKFIREARSINALAKMIGHDYQTYEHATKVFWFTVAFLQHNQGILEQVVPGYQAFDETQKMEILRQCGVGALMHDIGKAFVSHEILSKNGPLDEVEWEIMKRHPLNGLAMLIDTDVPMFVKKAVLHHHEDFQGGGYPMSLEGTNINTLARVLRIVDVFDAMTSRRPYKDPTPPMKAVRIMIGAPEEEEGRKDEQEQDDRDLGMRRCFDRDLLQKFIVFLGSVRLEG, encoded by the coding sequence ATGAACAAAGGCAGGTACATGGCCATCCCTCCGGGTGCGATCATCCCCGGAACGTTGCCGGATTTCAGCATTTACGTCCTCACGGCGCAGGGGAAATATGTCCTCTGGGCGCTGAAAGGCAACAACGTCAGCTCGGAACAGCTTGACCGGCTTTCCGAGAACGAGACCAAAGAGGTGTTTGTCAACCTCGATGAACATTTCAAATACGAACAGTATCTTGAAACCAATCTGGGTAATATTCTTGAGAATCAATCGACGCCGGATGAACAGAAGGCGGAGATATTCACCCGGGTTTCCACCAATGTCGTCAAGGGCGCCTTTGAAACGTCCTACGGGTTGGGTACAATGGGTGACTCCGATCTCCTGCGGACGAAGCATTTGATTGAAAACTCCCTGAAATTCATCAGGGAAGCAAGATCCATCAACGCTTTGGCGAAAATGATCGGGCATGACTACCAGACATATGAACACGCCACCAAGGTCTTCTGGTTTACCGTGGCGTTCCTGCAGCATAACCAGGGTATTCTGGAGCAGGTCGTTCCGGGGTATCAGGCATTCGATGAGACCCAAAAAATGGAAATACTGCGTCAGTGTGGCGTCGGCGCCCTGATGCACGATATCGGAAAAGCCTTTGTCTCTCACGAAATACTTTCAAAAAACGGTCCCCTCGACGAGGTGGAGTGGGAAATCATGAAACGCCATCCCCTCAACGGCCTGGCCATGCTGATCGATACGGACGTCCCCATGTTCGTCAAAAAGGCAGTGCTGCATCACCATGAGGATTTCCAGGGCGGCGGGTATCCCATGAGCCTGGAGGGGACGAACATAAACACCCTGGCCCGTGTGCTCAGGATTGTCGACGTGTTCGACGCCATGACGTCGCGCAGGCCTTACAAGGATCCCACGCCGCCCATGAAGGCGGTGAGGATCATGATAGGAGCGCCGGAGGAGGAGGAGGGAAGGAAGGACGAGCAGGAGCAGGATGATCGCGATCTGGGAATGAGGCGATGCTTCGACAGGGATCTGCTCCAGAAATTTATCGTGTTTCTCGGCAGTGTGCGACTGGAGGGATGA
- a CDS encoding alpha/beta hydrolase — translation MKVREDVQFSKDSSLLFGEIVSRSPITKPVFAIAYSMDDGRLSVGDYTVLSEPGPYELLVRQGRYRIFAFEDANGNYAYDPGEWAGHYGKGAPLSPQAGGVAWGLDFEISPDGAQHVPPFAGPLTLYSGGKRKHSTSAGALADLDDPSFSAEQGEKAFWEPLDSFQYTGCSIYFLEPYNPQKIPVLFVHGAAGSPQDWKYFLKALDRSRYQPWIFHYPSGARLETTSFFLRKKLYDLYGKYNFDQLFVVAHSMGGLVSRSALIEKDLHNRSVKLFLSISTPWNGEKRAKTGVENSPAVIPSWKDMEPNSDFIRHVFSRKIPDHIRYYLFFGHKGGGSLFRENNDNTVTLESMLDPRAQADALKVMGFNEDHISILSSPEVFQQYEAIAESTEANIKKNMTSSRGYVDVRHSFRPPDTTIPLQMSLVLVPAKGDAQETQFKLNPSTLRQETGAILPGDYEATLCALGFKSEPANLPVSINAGKITDVRYTLIPQGMVAGIITAAAGAADSYWGYFLELSGKHKVRSVTLEGMGIRRSLIPSDGMSEKEVLKTFLSSKDYLSRNGFVFFDLPAGDYTLAIHADGCELYTAKVSVKPGEFTPPPPFRLITK, via the coding sequence GTGAAGGTAAGGGAGGATGTTCAGTTTTCGAAAGATTCTTCCCTCCTTTTCGGTGAAATCGTCAGCAGATCCCCCATCACAAAACCAGTCTTCGCAATCGCCTACAGCATGGACGACGGCCGCCTTTCCGTCGGCGATTACACCGTGCTGTCGGAGCCCGGGCCTTACGAACTCCTCGTTCGGCAGGGGCGATACCGGATTTTTGCATTCGAAGACGCCAACGGCAATTATGCCTATGATCCGGGAGAATGGGCGGGTCATTATGGAAAGGGAGCCCCCCTCTCACCTCAGGCAGGAGGAGTCGCATGGGGACTCGACTTCGAGATCTCACCGGATGGTGCACAGCATGTTCCTCCGTTCGCCGGTCCCCTGACATTATATTCCGGCGGAAAGAGAAAGCATTCAACGTCGGCAGGCGCACTCGCCGATCTGGACGATCCCTCCTTCTCCGCGGAACAGGGAGAGAAGGCGTTCTGGGAGCCCCTGGATTCGTTTCAATATACCGGCTGCAGCATATATTTTCTTGAACCTTACAATCCCCAAAAAATACCGGTGCTTTTTGTCCATGGCGCAGCGGGTTCCCCGCAGGACTGGAAGTATTTCCTAAAGGCCCTGGACCGTTCCCGTTATCAGCCCTGGATATTTCATTATCCTTCGGGGGCCCGGCTTGAAACGACATCTTTTTTCCTGAGAAAGAAGCTGTACGATCTCTACGGGAAATACAATTTCGATCAATTGTTCGTCGTGGCTCACAGCATGGGCGGCCTGGTTTCCCGGTCGGCCCTGATCGAGAAGGATCTGCACAACCGGAGCGTGAAGCTCTTCCTCTCGATCTCGACGCCCTGGAACGGTGAAAAAAGAGCGAAAACCGGCGTAGAAAACTCTCCCGCTGTCATCCCCAGCTGGAAAGACATGGAGCCGAACAGCGATTTCATCCGCCATGTCTTTTCCAGGAAAATCCCCGACCATATCCGATATTACCTCTTCTTCGGTCACAAGGGTGGGGGGAGTCTTTTTCGTGAGAACAACGACAACACCGTGACGCTGGAAAGCATGCTCGACCCGAGAGCACAGGCCGATGCACTGAAGGTAATGGGCTTCAACGAAGATCACATCAGCATTCTCAGCAGTCCTGAAGTCTTTCAACAGTACGAGGCAATCGCGGAATCGACGGAAGCCAACATCAAGAAGAACATGACCTCCTCCCGCGGATATGTCGATGTCCGGCACAGCTTTCGCCCACCGGATACGACGATCCCCCTGCAGATGTCGCTGGTACTCGTACCCGCGAAAGGAGACGCCCAGGAAACGCAATTCAAGCTGAATCCTTCGACGCTGAGGCAGGAAACCGGGGCGATCCTGCCCGGCGATTACGAAGCGACCCTCTGCGCGCTGGGTTTCAAATCCGAGCCGGCAAATCTTCCCGTGTCCATCAATGCCGGGAAGATCACCGATGTCCGTTACACCCTGATCCCCCAGGGCATGGTTGCCGGTATCATTACGGCCGCTGCCGGGGCTGCCGACAGCTACTGGGGATACTTTCTGGAACTGTCCGGGAAACACAAAGTCCGCTCCGTCACCCTTGAAGGAATGGGGATCAGGCGCTCGCTCATCCCTTCGGACGGCATGAGCGAAAAGGAAGTGCTGAAGACGTTTCTTTCGTCGAAGGATTATCTCTCCCGGAACGGCTTTGTATTCTTTGATCTTCCTGCCGGAGATTATACCCTGGCCATTCACGCTGACGGTTGCGAACTTTATACCGCGAAGGTCTCCGTCAAACCGGGCGAATTTACACCGCCGCCGCCTTTCAGGCTCATCACGAAATAA
- a CDS encoding DsrE family protein — protein sequence MNNDSLVVLWTSGDREVATKMVFMYTLNAKKKKWWDAVTLIVWGPSSKLLSEDAELQQKIAEMKAEGIKLEACKACSDQYGVSSSLENLGIEVKYMGMPLTDYIKKGEHILTF from the coding sequence ATGAACAATGATTCATTGGTCGTTCTCTGGACAAGCGGGGATAGGGAAGTCGCGACGAAAATGGTGTTTATGTATACCTTGAATGCAAAGAAGAAAAAGTGGTGGGATGCCGTCACGTTAATCGTCTGGGGCCCTTCATCGAAATTGCTGAGTGAGGATGCCGAATTGCAACAGAAGATCGCTGAAATGAAAGCGGAAGGGATTAAACTGGAAGCCTGTAAAGCGTGTTCAGATCAATATGGCGTTTCAAGCTCTCTTGAGAATCTTGGGATCGAAGTGAAATATATGGGGATGCCTTTGACGGATTATATCAAGAAAGGCGAACACATACTGACATTCTAG
- a CDS encoding oxidoreductase, with translation MELSDVIASRRSIRKFRDEDISADTVRLLLDAARLAPSGSNVQPARFVVAQSAAAKEALGRCTPYKFIVKAAVVFVCCADLTAMAAREGRIGELLKEGVFEGVDIDMNDPAAVSPAMDEEAVKAYLAMNVAIAVEHIVLKAVDLGLGSCWLGRFDRKKVKMELALDENVHPVVLLPVGHPDQSPRARPRLALDKLVLKTI, from the coding sequence GTGGAACTGTCAGACGTTATCGCATCACGGAGGAGCATACGAAAATTCAGGGACGAGGATATATCGGCTGATACCGTCCGCCTGCTCCTGGATGCCGCCAGGCTTGCCCCTTCGGGGTCAAACGTCCAGCCCGCGCGCTTCGTCGTCGCACAATCGGCTGCCGCGAAGGAGGCCCTCGGCCGGTGTACGCCCTACAAGTTCATCGTCAAGGCAGCGGTTGTCTTTGTGTGCTGCGCCGACCTGACGGCCATGGCGGCAAGGGAGGGGCGTATCGGAGAACTGCTGAAGGAAGGCGTCTTCGAGGGGGTGGATATCGACATGAATGACCCGGCCGCCGTCAGCCCCGCCATGGACGAGGAAGCGGTCAAGGCCTACCTTGCCATGAATGTGGCGATCGCCGTGGAGCACATCGTTCTGAAGGCCGTCGATCTGGGGCTGGGCAGTTGCTGGCTTGGAAGGTTCGATCGCAAGAAAGTAAAGATGGAGTTGGCACTGGATGAGAACGTCCACCCGGTGGTGCTTTTGCCGGTGGGTCATCCCGATCAGTCACCCAGGGCAAGGCCGCGCCTTGCTCTGGACAAGTTGGTCCTGAAGACAATCTGA
- a CDS encoding HAD family hydrolase, whose translation MSKTIRAVLFDLDDTLLENDMHRFVREYFGLLTPHMAHLVPPKEFVSALFHATSAMIQNADPALTNRQVFIDHFFPRVGRTAEEMMHLFDEFYAKPYGTLRSLTRPNPSARAAIQAALDTGCDVVIATNPIFPETAIRQRMEWADVSDFPFKLVTSYETMHSAKPNPNYYREIVGLIGRRPEECIMVGDDWGNDMAPAMKAGLQVYWVNNATESRKAVDTPARGTLVEFGKWFLGTGRE comes from the coding sequence GTGAGCAAAACGATTCGTGCGGTTCTGTTCGATCTGGACGACACGCTCCTGGAAAACGACATGCACCGTTTTGTGAGAGAGTATTTTGGATTGCTGACCCCGCATATGGCACATCTGGTTCCCCCGAAGGAATTCGTGTCCGCGCTCTTTCATGCAACCTCTGCGATGATTCAAAACGCTGACCCTGCTCTGACGAACCGGCAGGTGTTCATCGATCATTTCTTCCCGAGGGTCGGACGGACGGCGGAAGAAATGATGCATCTCTTCGACGAATTCTATGCGAAGCCGTATGGCACTCTCCGATCGCTCACCCGTCCCAACCCTTCGGCCCGCGCGGCCATCCAGGCTGCTCTCGATACAGGGTGTGACGTGGTCATCGCCACGAATCCAATCTTTCCCGAGACGGCGATCCGGCAGCGGATGGAATGGGCTGATGTCTCCGATTTTCCTTTCAAGCTGGTCACATCTTACGAAACGATGCACTCTGCCAAACCGAATCCCAATTATTACCGGGAGATTGTCGGACTCATCGGACGGCGTCCGGAAGAATGCATCATGGTGGGCGACGATTGGGGCAACGACATGGCGCCTGCGATGAAGGCCGGTCTGCAGGTTTACTGGGTCAATAATGCGACTGAATCGAGGAAGGCCGTTGATACTCCTGCGAGAGGGACCCTGGTCGAGTTCGGGAAGTGGTTTCTCGGAACGGGCAGAGAATAG
- a CDS encoding DUF2892 domain-containing protein: protein MDRNVGTIDRIVRLLIAVLFIVANIAGWVTGITGLVLAVLAGMLLSSVASGHCPLYKMLGIRKTV from the coding sequence ATGGATCGAAACGTGGGTACCATCGACAGGATCGTTCGGCTCTTGATCGCGGTTCTTTTCATTGTCGCCAATATCGCGGGGTGGGTGACGGGAATCACGGGTCTCGTCCTTGCCGTCCTTGCCGGCATGCTTCTCTCGAGCGTAGCCTCGGGACACTGCCCGCTCTATAAAATGCTGGGAATCAGGAAAACAGTCTAA